In the Mycobacteriales bacterium genome, one interval contains:
- a CDS encoding ATP-binding protein — protein sequence MTVAGVLVGLVVGLLFGGVLGALLVRRSAARPSAIPAPRPEPVSGPSSVEVIDALPVAVAVLAADDRVVLANRSAVDLGVVRAERLLVAELRRLVHEVRRTGRAQEVEVEPVPTRLVRLPEAVRVRVVPVEGIGGHVALLVEDITEARRVEAVRRDFVANVSHELKTPVGAMSLLAEAMLDASEDPTAVRRFAGRLQHEAGRLARLVQELLSLSRLQGADPLPEQQLVPIDKVVAEAVDRTRTAATARGIAIVRGGERGLTVCGSERQLITAVGNLLENAVHYSPESTRVAVAVRSREGAVEVTVTDQGMGIPEKDLERVFERFYRADPARSRATGGTGLGLAIVKHVATNHGGEVSVWSVEGSGSTFTLRLPPSAAAAHDEESL from the coding sequence GTGACCGTTGCCGGCGTGCTCGTCGGGCTCGTCGTGGGCCTGCTGTTCGGCGGGGTGCTCGGCGCACTGCTGGTTCGCCGTTCGGCGGCCCGCCCGTCGGCCATCCCCGCCCCGCGCCCCGAGCCGGTGTCCGGGCCCAGCAGTGTCGAGGTCATCGACGCGCTGCCCGTCGCTGTCGCGGTGCTGGCCGCCGACGACCGGGTCGTCCTGGCCAACCGCTCCGCCGTCGACCTGGGTGTCGTACGGGCGGAGCGACTGCTGGTCGCCGAGTTGCGCCGGCTGGTGCACGAGGTGCGACGTACCGGAAGGGCGCAGGAGGTCGAGGTCGAGCCGGTCCCCACGCGGCTGGTCCGGCTGCCCGAGGCGGTGCGGGTGCGCGTCGTCCCGGTGGAAGGCATCGGTGGGCACGTCGCGCTGCTCGTCGAGGACATCACCGAGGCCCGCCGGGTGGAGGCCGTGCGGCGCGACTTCGTCGCCAACGTCAGTCACGAGCTCAAGACACCGGTCGGCGCGATGTCGCTGCTCGCCGAGGCGATGCTCGACGCGAGCGAGGACCCGACCGCCGTGCGCCGCTTCGCCGGCCGACTCCAGCACGAGGCCGGCCGGCTGGCCCGGCTGGTGCAGGAGCTGCTGTCGCTGTCCCGCCTGCAGGGTGCCGACCCGCTGCCCGAGCAGCAGCTCGTCCCCATCGACAAGGTGGTGGCCGAGGCCGTGGACCGGACCCGTACTGCGGCCACCGCGCGGGGCATCGCGATCGTCCGCGGCGGCGAGCGCGGGCTGACCGTGTGCGGCAGCGAGCGGCAGCTGATCACCGCTGTCGGGAACCTGCTCGAGAACGCCGTGCACTACAGCCCGGAGTCCACCAGGGTGGCCGTCGCGGTCCGGTCGCGGGAGGGCGCCGTCGAGGTGACCGTCACCGACCAGGGGATGGGCATCCCCGAGAAGGACCTCGAGCGCGTCTTCGAGCGCTTCTACCGGGCCGATCCGGCCCGCTCGCGGGCGACCGGCGGGACCGGGCTCGGGCTCGCGATCGTCAAGCACGTTGCCACCAACCACGGTGGTGAGGTGAGTGTCTGGAGCGTCGAGGGCTCTGGATCGACCTTCACGCTCCGGCTCCCGCCCTCCGCGGCAGCCGCCCACGACGAGGAGAGCCTGTGA